The proteins below are encoded in one region of Pomacea canaliculata isolate SZHN2017 linkage group LG7, ASM307304v1, whole genome shotgun sequence:
- the LOC112568311 gene encoding uncharacterized protein LOC112568311 produces MASCALITAVICVLITAVATIVAFATPNWLKFRGQNPTELCGNSRYLDSCNNCDCGLWLRCQGDITISGNLDNCRWFFANDFEIEQALPAWFKAVQGLMAVAVASSLLALLIGLFSLCCYCKSCNPHQAAGAFINLTFLLLTTAVCVFGAKAHTEAYAGVMAEPNSINPLFDWSFWVGVGAAGMSLISSILYFCVGRRDEIY; encoded by the exons ATGGCGTCTTGCGCGCTGATTACAGCCGTCATCTGTGTGTTGATAACTGCTGTGGCCACCATCGTGGCTTTCGCTACACCAAACTGGCTGAAATTTCGAGGCCAAAACCCCACCGAGTTGTGTGGTAACTCAAGGTATTTAGACAGCTGCAACAACTGTGACTGTGGGCTGTGGTTGAGATGCCAAGGCGATATCACGATCAGTGGGAACTTGGACAACTGCCGATGGTTCTTCGCAAACGACTTCGAAATTGAGCAAGCATTACCAG CATGGTTCAAGGCAGTGCAGGGCTTGATGGCTGTGGCTGTAGCCAGCAGTCTGCTTGCACTTTTGATTGGTCTCTTCTCCTTGTGCTGCTACTGCAAGTCCTGCAACCCACATCAGGCAGCTGGTGCCTTCATCAACCTCACCT TTCTCCTGTTGACGAcagcagtctgtgtgtttggAGCCAAGGCTCACACTGAGGCCTATGCAGGTGTCATGGCTGAGCCCAATTCTATAAATCCACTCTTTGACTGGAGTTTCTGGGTGGGTGTTGGGGCAGCAGGCATGTCACTTATCTCCAGCATCCTGTACTTCTGTGTGGGACGTCGAGATGAGATTTACTAA